In a single window of the Solea solea chromosome 14, fSolSol10.1, whole genome shotgun sequence genome:
- the dusp1 gene encoding dual specificity protein phosphatase 1 — MYLDLLLLSCRPTMVIMEVPTIDCASLRAQLKGANPGCLLLDCRSFLSFNSSHISGSTNVRFSTIVRRRARGGLGLEHIVPNEDTRNRLLTGEYHSVVLLDDRSLELSQAKKDGTLMLAVSALCRDPCGASVFILKGGFEIFSTEYPEMCTKPSPPQGLSLPLSSSRPESADPGCSPCNTPLYDQGGPVEILPFLYLGSAYHASRKDMLDLLGITALINVSANCPNHFEDSFLYKSIPVEDNHKADISSWFNEAIEFIDSVRNKGGRVFVHCQAGISRSATICLAYLMRTNRVKLDEAFEFVKQRRSIISPNFSFMGQLLQFESQVLASSTCSSEAGSPAIGNNSTVFNFPVSIPVHTSAGQLSFLHSPITTSPSC; from the exons ATGTACTTGGATTTACTGCTTTTATCCTGCCGTCCTACTATGGTCATAATGGAGGTCCCCACCATCGACTGTGCGTCCCTGCGTGCCCAGTTGAAGGGCGCCAACCCGGGCTGTCTGCTGTTGGACTGCCGATCGTTCCTCTCCTTCAACTCGTCCCACATATCGGGCTCCACTAACGTGCGCTTCAGCACCATCGTGCGCCGGAGAGCCAGAGGGGGTCTTGGCCTGGAGCACATTGTCCCCAATGAGGACACTAGGAACAGGCTGCTGACCGGAGAGTATCACTCTGTGGTGCTGCTGGACGACCGCAGTCTGGAGCTGAGCCAGGCCAAGAAAGACGGCACGTTGATGCTGGCAGTCTCGGCTCTGTGTCGCGACCCCTGTGGAGCCAGTGTTTTCATTCTTAAAG GTGGCTTTGAAATATTTTCCACTGAGTATCCAGAGATGTGCACCAAACCGTCCCCTCCTCAAGGTCTGAGTTTGCCCCTGAGCTCCAGCCGCCCTGAGAGTGCGGACCCAGGCTGTAGTCCATGCAACACTCCTCTATATgatcag GGGGGTCCTGTTGAGATCTTGCCTTTCCTGTACCTTGGCAGTGCTTATCATGCCTCCAGAAAAGACATGCTGGACTTGCTGGGAATCACTGCTCTCATTAACGTCTCTGCAAACTGCCCCAACCATTTTGAGGACTCCTTCCTCTACAAGAGCATCCCAGTGGAGGACAACCACAAAGCCGACATCAGCTCCTGGTTCAATGAGGCTATCGAGTTTATTG ACTCGGTGAGAAACAAAGGAGGCCGTGTTTTTGTACACTGTCAAGCAGGCATCTCCCGGTCCGCCACCATTTGCCTTGCCTACCTAATGCGGACCAACCGCGTGAAGCTGGACGAGGCCTTTGAGTTTGTCAAACAGCGCCGCAGCATCATCTCCCCCAACTTCAGCTTCATGGGCCAGCTTCTCCAGTTTGAGTCCCAGGTCCTGGCCTCGTCGACATGCTCATCGGAGGCCGGCAGTCCGGCAATCGGCAACAACAGCACGGTCTTCAACTTCCCCGTCTCCATCCCCGTACACACCTCTGCTGGTCAGCTCTCATTCCTCCACAGTCCTATCACCACCTCTCCCAGCTGCTGA